A stretch of the Xiphophorus couchianus chromosome 15, X_couchianus-1.0, whole genome shotgun sequence genome encodes the following:
- the fam184ab gene encoding nuclear receptor coactivator 1 isoform X1 has translation MSAVGESPLDPATPESRKRKGSPCDTSGQSVEKRRRELECRYIEDLAELVSSNMGDIASLSAKPDKCHILRSTVDQIQQIKRREQEKAALLSPDDDVQKSDVSSSSQGLVEKEALGPMLLEALDGFFFVVNREGRIVFVSENVIGYLGYTQEELINSSVYTILHVGDHNEFVRNLLPKSLVNGAPWPQEAGRRSSHTFNCRMLKRPPDEADAENLEARQQYEIMQCFTVSQPLPVQEDGDDLQSCLICIACRIPRTESFITKQDPAGKIISIETSALRATGRPGWEDLVRKCIYAFFQPQGKEPSHAKKLLHEVMAHGTAVSPLYRFTLSDGTPLSAQTRCKFCCPPKPDVQPFIMGIHTIDREHNTASSQENTNPSLPPTPSSIAHTPSRSPSLPPGSNSNQGSVLHANNSGHNPSTPTGYLTPNRTNCPQEVSSPSALSSPHTATSTSFMSPRMPRASPGLGGSPRVPGNPFSPSTPGLQSPSGALSSGGSAGSFPLSSPGLQRQASMPTGSSTRPLSAKPQKGAGDGGEDSNKAPLPSASPLGNPRLNQLLDSSVTGAESNNNNSSPHPPHPSLGPQCPASHSSLTERHKILHRLLQDSSPNDAASTAAAEDGGNKNEVEIKKEPPVSPALSTASHKSNSREPQDHQLLRFLLDTDEKDLGDLPPPSALSLQTVRVKVEKRASGDGLTCSGSSIPAGGTPKLPGVPVGSAGASPKSSLLGENRRDSTLPIGPADPDALSQLLPGLRGPLGAKQGSEESVNPGGGAQLHSPSTQLPALLQSPVPHLQSPLSQPQSVPQLQSPSPQLHSPSHQVKLQSPTHLQPGEVCTPRNVNVKREPPGTPNRGLVDGVPTSGCSLQTQPSFDFCNPATPSQQQGDLFQTPKDSSPFPETEVINPFAPSTGLTKMDVGDSQFQPLALTDTLSFDGHGTPLQSSLASPQEQRVPCTLDEELGPPTTPEARNDEKALIEQLVSFLSGTDESELAELDKALGIDKLVQGGCFDPFPQNFPPQQSTATPVSMDPKLLSYTSQFPPASQAPFPPELAAVGQQGVTFGAPCGAFPMGLRPGMTGPQGMGPQLRLPPNQLRLQLQQRLQGPQQLQNRLAAMNSFPGGSQQVNMGVRQAVQLPQMSSQQPPLNAQMLAQRQRELYSIHHRQQQQQLLQHKVRLMRQNMVAGALAGGPGTPRAPKGPPTTSQQQFSFPPGFAPMAGSTPTSPSHFSSSPGAPLDTKMSARGPLSNQSLLGGLQGQFDAAGNPTMQQGLFQQFGGSAAVQQDPPFPPEMSPTSPLLSPQNSTSQSPLLQQAPTPGYQSPDMKSWQQTGLGGLFSQSGQSAGQAFGQQGVYNNMSITVSMAGGTGGVSSLPPMGQAVGMSNSNLNNVSSVCSDQQVQQVQVFADVQCTVNLVGSDSYLNQGSMGAAAPQKGPVPQGPQATQAQQKSLLQQLLTE, from the exons ATGAGTGCGGTCGGGGAAAGCCCCCTGGACCCAGCCACGCCAGAGTCACGCAAGAGGAAGGGCTCGCCATGCGATACATCGGGGCAAAG TGTGGAGAAGCGGAGGCGGGAGCTGGAGTGCCGCTACATCGAGGATCTGGCTGAGCTGGTGTCGTCCAACATGGGCGACATTGCCAGTCTGAGCGCCAAGCCGGACAAGTGCCACATCCTGAGGAGCACCGTGGACCAAATCCAGCAGATCAAACGGCGGGAGCAGG AGAAAGCAGCTCTTCTGTCTCCAGACGACGACGTGCAGAAGAGCGACGTCTCCTCTAGCAGTCAGGGTCTGGTGGAGAAAGAGGCGCTGGGGCCCATGCTGCTGGAG GCCCTGGACGGATTCTTCTTTGTGGTCAACCGCGAGGGCCGCATCGTCTTCGTTTCTGAGAATGTGATCGGTTACCTTGGCTACACCCAGGAAGAGCTGATAAACTCGAGCGTCTACACCATCCTCCACGTGGGAGATCACAATGAATTTGTCCGCAATCTGCTGCCTAAAAGCCTCG TGAACGGAGCGCCGTGGCCGCAGGAAGCCGGCCGCAGGAGCAGCCATACCTTTAACTGTCGCATGCTGAAGCGGCCGCCGGATGAGGCGGACGCCGAGAACCTGGAAGCGCGGCAGCAGTATGAGATCATGCAGTGCTTCACCGTGTCGCAGCCGCTGCCCGTCCAGGAGGACGGAGACG ACTTGCAAAGCTGCCTGATCTGCATCGCCTGTCGGATTCCACGCACCGAGTCTTTTATTACAAAGCAGGACCCGGCAG GGAAGATCATCTCCATAGAAACTAGCGCTCTGCGAGCGACAGGCCGGCCTGGCTGGGAGGACCTGGTCAGGAAGTGCATCTACGCGTTTTTTCAGCCGCAGGGAAAGGAGCCCTCGCATGCCAAGAAGCTGCTGCATGAAG TGATGGCCCACGGCACCGCCGTCAGCCCTCTGTACCGATTCACGTTAAGTGACGGGACGCCGCTCAGCGCTCAGACTCGCTGCAAGTTCTGCTGCCCACCAAAACCCGACGTACAGCCCTTCATCATGGGCATCCACACTATTGACAG GGAACACAACACTGCTAGCTCTCAGGAAAACACTAACCCCAGCCTTCCTCCAACCCCCAGCAGTATTGCTCACACCCCGTCCCGGTCCCCTTCGCTCCCCCCCGGCAGTAACTCAAACCAAGGCTCTGTCCTTCACGCCAACAACAGCGGACACAACCCCTCCACACCAACAGGCTACCTGACGCCCAACCGGACGAACTGCCCCCAGGAGGTCAGCAGTCCCTCGGCTCTCAGCAGCCCTCACACAGCCACCTCTACCTCGTTTATGTCGCCCAGGATGCCGCGAGCCAGTCCTGGGTTGGGGGGAAGCCCTCGGGTCCCGGGGAACCCCTTCTCCCCCTCCACGCCGGGGCTCCAGTCCCCATCGGGGGCACTGAGCAGCGGTGGGTCGGCAGGCTCTTTCCCCCTGTCGTCTCCTGGACTTCAGAGACAAGCCAGTATGCCCACCGGCTCCTCCACTCGCCCGCTGTCGGCAAAGCCCCAAAAGGGAGCAGGAGACGGGGGAGAGGACTCGAATAAGGCCCCCCTtccatctgcctcaccactggGGAACCCCAGACTCAACCAGCTCCTGGACAGCAGTGTCACAGGAGCTGaatccaacaacaacaactcatCACCTCATCCTCCTCACCCCTCCCTGGGTCCTCAGTGCCCCGCTTCCCACAGCAGTCTGACGGAGCGGCACAAGATCCTGCACCGGCTGCTCCAGGACAGCAGTCCCAACGACGCCGCCTCCACTGCCGCCGCAGAGGACGGAGGGAATAAAAATGAAGTTGAGATCAAGAAGGAGCCGCCAGTCAGTCCGGCGCTAAGCACAGCGTCCCACAAGTCCAACTCCAGAGAGCCGCAGGACCACCAGTTACTGCGATTTCTCCTGGATACAGACGAAAAG GACTTGGGCGACCTTCCCCCTCCGTCAGCCCTGAGCCTCCAGACGGTCCGAGTGAAGGTGGAGAAGAGAGCCAGTGGCGACGGCCTCACCTGCTCGGGTTCGTCCATCCCAGCCGGAGGGACGCCCAAACTACCAGGAGTCCCTGTTGGCTCGGCTGGCGCCAGCCCCAAATCCAGTCTTCTGGGAGAGAACCGCAGAGACTCCACG TTACCTATTGGACCTGCTGATCCGGACGCTCTCAGCCAGCTTCTGCCCGGCCTCAGAGGTCCGCTCGGAGCCAAACAGGGCAGCGAGGAGTCTGTGAATCCCGGCGGAGGCGCACAGCTCCACTCTCCCTCCACGCAGCTCCCAGCTCTGCTCCAGTCCCCAGTGCCTCACCTCCAGTCGCCCCTGTCCCAGCCTCAGTCTGTCCCCCAGCTGCAATCCCCGTCGCCACAGCTGCACTCCCCGTCCCACCAGGTCAAGCTGCAGTCCCCCACTCACCTGCAGCCCGGTGAGGTTTGCACTCCCCGCAATGTAAATGTGAAGAGAGAGCCGCCAGGGACTCCGAACAGAG GACTTGTTGATGGCGTCCCGACCTCAGGCTGCAGCCTCCAGACACAGCCATCGTTTGATTTTTGCAACCCTGCCACTCCAAGCCAACAACAGGGAGACCTCTTCCAGACCCCCAAGGATAGCAGTCCTTTTCCAGAGACCGAAGTCATCAACCCTTTTGCTCCGAGTACTG GGCTGACGAAGATGGATGTGGGAGATTCCCAGTTCCAGCCTCTGGCTCTGACTGACACTTTGTCTTTTGATGGACATGGAACTCCTTTACAATCCTCATTAGCGTCACCACAAGA ACAGCGTGTGCCGTGCACGCTGGACGAAGAGCTGGGCCCGCCGACCACGCCTGAAGCCCGAAACGATGAGAAGGCTCTGATCGAGCAGCTCGTGTCCTTCCTGAGCGGGACGGACGAGAGCGAACTGGCCGAACTGGACAAGGCCCTGGGTATCGACAAACTGGTTCAG GGTGGCTGCTTTGACCCTTTCCCCCAAAATTTCCCACCCCAGCAATCCACTGCCACCCCGGTTTCCATGGACCCCAAACTGCTCTCCTACACCTCCCAGTTCCCTCCAGCTTCACAGGCTCCATTTCCTCCAGAGCTGGCCGCGGTGGGGCAGCAGGGCGTGACATTCGGAGCCCCCTGCGGGGCCTTCCCCATGGGGTTGAGGCCTGGCATGACCGGACCGCAGGGAATGGGCCCCCAACTCAGGCTGCCGCCCAACCAACtgcggctgcagctgcagcagagactGCAGGGCCCGCAGCAG ctCCAGAACCGACTGGCAGCCATGAATTCATTTCCAGGAGGATCCCAGCAAGTGAACATGGGGGTCCGACAGGCGGTCCAGTTACCCCAAATGTCCTCACAG CAGCCGCCGCTGAATGCCCAGATGCTAGCGCAGCGTCAGAGGGAGCTCTACAGCATCCACCaccggcagcagcagcagcagctcctccagcacAAGGTCAGGCTCATGAGACAGAACATGGTGGCGGGCGCGCTGGCCGGGGGCCCGGGAACCCCCAGGGCACCAAAAGGCCCCCCGACGACGTCTCAGCAGCAGTTCAGCTTCCCGCCGGGGTTTGCCCCGATGGCAGGCAGCACCCCTACCTCACCGAGTCACTTCAGCTCCTCTCCGGGGGCCCCGTTGGACACCAAGATGTCCGCCAGGGGGCCCCTGAGCAACCAGTCGCTGCTGGGTGGCTTACAGGGCCAGTTTGACGCCGCCGGGAACCCGACGATGCAGCAAGGGCTGTTTCAGCAGTTTGGAGGATCTG CTGCGGTGCAACAAGACCCCCCATTtcctcctgagatgagccccacaAGCCCATTGTTATCACCTCAGAACTCCACCTCCCAGAGTCCCCTGCTTCAGCAGGCACCAACTCCTGGCTACCAGTCACCAGACATGAAGAGCTGGCAGCAGACAGGCCTGGGCGG CCTGTTCAGTCAGTCAGGACAGAGTGCAGGGCAGGCGTTTGGCCAGCAGGGGGTGTACAACAACATGAGCATCACCGTCTCCATGGCTGGAGGCACAGGCGGCGTCAGCTCTTTACCTCCAATGGGACAAGCGGTTGGGATGAGCAACAGTAACCTCAACAACGTCAGCTCAGTGTGCAGCGACCAGCAG GTGCAGCAGGTCCAGGTGTTTGCTGACGTCCAGTGCACGGTAAACCTTGTCGGCAGCGACTCCTACCTGAACCAGGGCTCGATGGGGGCTGCGGCTCCCCAGAAGGGCCCCGTTCCCCAGGGCCCGCAGGCCACCCAGGCCCAGCAGAAGAgcctcctccagcagctcctcaCTGAGTGA
- the fam184ab gene encoding nuclear receptor coactivator 1 isoform X2 produces MSAVGESPLDPATPESRKRKGSPCDTSGQSVEKRRRELECRYIEDLAELVSSNMGDIASLSAKPDKCHILRSTVDQIQQIKRREQEKAALLSPDDDVQKSDVSSSSQGLVEKEALGPMLLEALDGFFFVVNREGRIVFVSENVIGYLGYTQEELINSSVYTILHVGDHNEFVRNLLPKSLVNGAPWPQEAGRRSSHTFNCRMLKRPPDEADAENLEARQQYEIMQCFTVSQPLPVQEDGDDLQSCLICIACRIPRTESFITKQDPAGKIISIETSALRATGRPGWEDLVRKCIYAFFQPQGKEPSHAKKLLHEVMAHGTAVSPLYRFTLSDGTPLSAQTRCKFCCPPKPDVQPFIMGIHTIDREHNTASSQENTNPSLPPTPSSIAHTPSRSPSLPPGSNSNQGSVLHANNSGHNPSTPTGYLTPNRTNCPQEVSSPSALSSPHTATSTSFMSPRMPRASPGLGGSPRVPGNPFSPSTPGLQSPSGALSSGGSAGSFPLSSPGLQRQASMPTGSSTRPLSAKPQKGAGDGGEDSNKAPLPSASPLGNPRLNQLLDSSVTGAESNNNNSSPHPPHPSLGPQCPASHSSLTERHKILHRLLQDSSPNDAASTAAAEDGGNKNEVEIKKEPPVSPALSTASHKSNSREPQDHQLLRFLLDTDEKDLGDLPPPSALSLQTVRVKVEKRASGDGLTCSGSSIPAGGTPKLPGVPVGSAGASPKSSLLGENRRDSTLPIGPADPDALSQLLPGLRGPLGAKQGSEESVNPGGGAQLHSPSTQLPALLQSPVPHLQSPLSQPQSVPQLQSPSPQLHSPSHQVKLQSPTHLQPGEVCTPRNVNVKREPPGTPNRGLVDGVPTSGCSLQTQPSFDFCNPATPSQQQGDLFQTPKDSSPFPETEVINPFAPSTGLTKMDVGDSQFQPLALTDTLSFDGHGTPLQSSLASPQEQRVPCTLDEELGPPTTPEARNDEKALIEQLVSFLSGTDESELAELDKALGIDKLVQGGCFDPFPQNFPPQQSTATPVSMDPKLLSYTSQFPPASQAPFPPELAAVGQQGVTFGAPCGAFPMGLRPGMTGPQGMGPQLRLPPNQLRLQLQQRLQGPQQLQNRLAAMNSFPGGSQQVNMGVRQAVQLPQMSSQPPLNAQMLAQRQRELYSIHHRQQQQQLLQHKVRLMRQNMVAGALAGGPGTPRAPKGPPTTSQQQFSFPPGFAPMAGSTPTSPSHFSSSPGAPLDTKMSARGPLSNQSLLGGLQGQFDAAGNPTMQQGLFQQFGGSAAVQQDPPFPPEMSPTSPLLSPQNSTSQSPLLQQAPTPGYQSPDMKSWQQTGLGGLFSQSGQSAGQAFGQQGVYNNMSITVSMAGGTGGVSSLPPMGQAVGMSNSNLNNVSSVCSDQQVQQVQVFADVQCTVNLVGSDSYLNQGSMGAAAPQKGPVPQGPQATQAQQKSLLQQLLTE; encoded by the exons ATGAGTGCGGTCGGGGAAAGCCCCCTGGACCCAGCCACGCCAGAGTCACGCAAGAGGAAGGGCTCGCCATGCGATACATCGGGGCAAAG TGTGGAGAAGCGGAGGCGGGAGCTGGAGTGCCGCTACATCGAGGATCTGGCTGAGCTGGTGTCGTCCAACATGGGCGACATTGCCAGTCTGAGCGCCAAGCCGGACAAGTGCCACATCCTGAGGAGCACCGTGGACCAAATCCAGCAGATCAAACGGCGGGAGCAGG AGAAAGCAGCTCTTCTGTCTCCAGACGACGACGTGCAGAAGAGCGACGTCTCCTCTAGCAGTCAGGGTCTGGTGGAGAAAGAGGCGCTGGGGCCCATGCTGCTGGAG GCCCTGGACGGATTCTTCTTTGTGGTCAACCGCGAGGGCCGCATCGTCTTCGTTTCTGAGAATGTGATCGGTTACCTTGGCTACACCCAGGAAGAGCTGATAAACTCGAGCGTCTACACCATCCTCCACGTGGGAGATCACAATGAATTTGTCCGCAATCTGCTGCCTAAAAGCCTCG TGAACGGAGCGCCGTGGCCGCAGGAAGCCGGCCGCAGGAGCAGCCATACCTTTAACTGTCGCATGCTGAAGCGGCCGCCGGATGAGGCGGACGCCGAGAACCTGGAAGCGCGGCAGCAGTATGAGATCATGCAGTGCTTCACCGTGTCGCAGCCGCTGCCCGTCCAGGAGGACGGAGACG ACTTGCAAAGCTGCCTGATCTGCATCGCCTGTCGGATTCCACGCACCGAGTCTTTTATTACAAAGCAGGACCCGGCAG GGAAGATCATCTCCATAGAAACTAGCGCTCTGCGAGCGACAGGCCGGCCTGGCTGGGAGGACCTGGTCAGGAAGTGCATCTACGCGTTTTTTCAGCCGCAGGGAAAGGAGCCCTCGCATGCCAAGAAGCTGCTGCATGAAG TGATGGCCCACGGCACCGCCGTCAGCCCTCTGTACCGATTCACGTTAAGTGACGGGACGCCGCTCAGCGCTCAGACTCGCTGCAAGTTCTGCTGCCCACCAAAACCCGACGTACAGCCCTTCATCATGGGCATCCACACTATTGACAG GGAACACAACACTGCTAGCTCTCAGGAAAACACTAACCCCAGCCTTCCTCCAACCCCCAGCAGTATTGCTCACACCCCGTCCCGGTCCCCTTCGCTCCCCCCCGGCAGTAACTCAAACCAAGGCTCTGTCCTTCACGCCAACAACAGCGGACACAACCCCTCCACACCAACAGGCTACCTGACGCCCAACCGGACGAACTGCCCCCAGGAGGTCAGCAGTCCCTCGGCTCTCAGCAGCCCTCACACAGCCACCTCTACCTCGTTTATGTCGCCCAGGATGCCGCGAGCCAGTCCTGGGTTGGGGGGAAGCCCTCGGGTCCCGGGGAACCCCTTCTCCCCCTCCACGCCGGGGCTCCAGTCCCCATCGGGGGCACTGAGCAGCGGTGGGTCGGCAGGCTCTTTCCCCCTGTCGTCTCCTGGACTTCAGAGACAAGCCAGTATGCCCACCGGCTCCTCCACTCGCCCGCTGTCGGCAAAGCCCCAAAAGGGAGCAGGAGACGGGGGAGAGGACTCGAATAAGGCCCCCCTtccatctgcctcaccactggGGAACCCCAGACTCAACCAGCTCCTGGACAGCAGTGTCACAGGAGCTGaatccaacaacaacaactcatCACCTCATCCTCCTCACCCCTCCCTGGGTCCTCAGTGCCCCGCTTCCCACAGCAGTCTGACGGAGCGGCACAAGATCCTGCACCGGCTGCTCCAGGACAGCAGTCCCAACGACGCCGCCTCCACTGCCGCCGCAGAGGACGGAGGGAATAAAAATGAAGTTGAGATCAAGAAGGAGCCGCCAGTCAGTCCGGCGCTAAGCACAGCGTCCCACAAGTCCAACTCCAGAGAGCCGCAGGACCACCAGTTACTGCGATTTCTCCTGGATACAGACGAAAAG GACTTGGGCGACCTTCCCCCTCCGTCAGCCCTGAGCCTCCAGACGGTCCGAGTGAAGGTGGAGAAGAGAGCCAGTGGCGACGGCCTCACCTGCTCGGGTTCGTCCATCCCAGCCGGAGGGACGCCCAAACTACCAGGAGTCCCTGTTGGCTCGGCTGGCGCCAGCCCCAAATCCAGTCTTCTGGGAGAGAACCGCAGAGACTCCACG TTACCTATTGGACCTGCTGATCCGGACGCTCTCAGCCAGCTTCTGCCCGGCCTCAGAGGTCCGCTCGGAGCCAAACAGGGCAGCGAGGAGTCTGTGAATCCCGGCGGAGGCGCACAGCTCCACTCTCCCTCCACGCAGCTCCCAGCTCTGCTCCAGTCCCCAGTGCCTCACCTCCAGTCGCCCCTGTCCCAGCCTCAGTCTGTCCCCCAGCTGCAATCCCCGTCGCCACAGCTGCACTCCCCGTCCCACCAGGTCAAGCTGCAGTCCCCCACTCACCTGCAGCCCGGTGAGGTTTGCACTCCCCGCAATGTAAATGTGAAGAGAGAGCCGCCAGGGACTCCGAACAGAG GACTTGTTGATGGCGTCCCGACCTCAGGCTGCAGCCTCCAGACACAGCCATCGTTTGATTTTTGCAACCCTGCCACTCCAAGCCAACAACAGGGAGACCTCTTCCAGACCCCCAAGGATAGCAGTCCTTTTCCAGAGACCGAAGTCATCAACCCTTTTGCTCCGAGTACTG GGCTGACGAAGATGGATGTGGGAGATTCCCAGTTCCAGCCTCTGGCTCTGACTGACACTTTGTCTTTTGATGGACATGGAACTCCTTTACAATCCTCATTAGCGTCACCACAAGA ACAGCGTGTGCCGTGCACGCTGGACGAAGAGCTGGGCCCGCCGACCACGCCTGAAGCCCGAAACGATGAGAAGGCTCTGATCGAGCAGCTCGTGTCCTTCCTGAGCGGGACGGACGAGAGCGAACTGGCCGAACTGGACAAGGCCCTGGGTATCGACAAACTGGTTCAG GGTGGCTGCTTTGACCCTTTCCCCCAAAATTTCCCACCCCAGCAATCCACTGCCACCCCGGTTTCCATGGACCCCAAACTGCTCTCCTACACCTCCCAGTTCCCTCCAGCTTCACAGGCTCCATTTCCTCCAGAGCTGGCCGCGGTGGGGCAGCAGGGCGTGACATTCGGAGCCCCCTGCGGGGCCTTCCCCATGGGGTTGAGGCCTGGCATGACCGGACCGCAGGGAATGGGCCCCCAACTCAGGCTGCCGCCCAACCAACtgcggctgcagctgcagcagagactGCAGGGCCCGCAGCAG ctCCAGAACCGACTGGCAGCCATGAATTCATTTCCAGGAGGATCCCAGCAAGTGAACATGGGGGTCCGACAGGCGGTCCAGTTACCCCAAATGTCCTCACAG CCGCCGCTGAATGCCCAGATGCTAGCGCAGCGTCAGAGGGAGCTCTACAGCATCCACCaccggcagcagcagcagcagctcctccagcacAAGGTCAGGCTCATGAGACAGAACATGGTGGCGGGCGCGCTGGCCGGGGGCCCGGGAACCCCCAGGGCACCAAAAGGCCCCCCGACGACGTCTCAGCAGCAGTTCAGCTTCCCGCCGGGGTTTGCCCCGATGGCAGGCAGCACCCCTACCTCACCGAGTCACTTCAGCTCCTCTCCGGGGGCCCCGTTGGACACCAAGATGTCCGCCAGGGGGCCCCTGAGCAACCAGTCGCTGCTGGGTGGCTTACAGGGCCAGTTTGACGCCGCCGGGAACCCGACGATGCAGCAAGGGCTGTTTCAGCAGTTTGGAGGATCTG CTGCGGTGCAACAAGACCCCCCATTtcctcctgagatgagccccacaAGCCCATTGTTATCACCTCAGAACTCCACCTCCCAGAGTCCCCTGCTTCAGCAGGCACCAACTCCTGGCTACCAGTCACCAGACATGAAGAGCTGGCAGCAGACAGGCCTGGGCGG CCTGTTCAGTCAGTCAGGACAGAGTGCAGGGCAGGCGTTTGGCCAGCAGGGGGTGTACAACAACATGAGCATCACCGTCTCCATGGCTGGAGGCACAGGCGGCGTCAGCTCTTTACCTCCAATGGGACAAGCGGTTGGGATGAGCAACAGTAACCTCAACAACGTCAGCTCAGTGTGCAGCGACCAGCAG GTGCAGCAGGTCCAGGTGTTTGCTGACGTCCAGTGCACGGTAAACCTTGTCGGCAGCGACTCCTACCTGAACCAGGGCTCGATGGGGGCTGCGGCTCCCCAGAAGGGCCCCGTTCCCCAGGGCCCGCAGGCCACCCAGGCCCAGCAGAAGAgcctcctccagcagctcctcaCTGAGTGA